The genomic region NNNNNNNNNNNNNNNNNNNNNNNNNNNNNNNNNNNNNNNNNNNNNNNNNNNNNNNNNNNNNNNNNNNNNNNNNNNNNNNNNNNNNNNNNNNNNNNNNNNNNNNNNNNNNNNNNNNNNNNNNNNNNNNNNNNNNNNNNNNNNNNNNNNNNNNNNNNNNNNNNNNNNNNNNNNNNNNNNNNNNNNNNNNNNNNNNNNNNNNNNNNNNNNNNNNNNNNNNNNNNNNNNNNNNNNNNNNNNNNNNNNNNNNNNNNNNNTTGGATGGCGTGCGGGGCGGCGCTGAGGCCGGCCGTCGTCGATCTGGCGCTCGGCGCCCAGATCTGTCGGTGGAGGCGCTCCGGCGTGCTGCGACGGCGACGCTCCGGCGGGCTGTGGCTGTTTGGTGCTCTGGGTGCCTGGGGTCCCCTCCCTCGGCCGGGGGAGCTGCGGTGATGGCGGCGAGCCGCAGCTTTtggatggcggcgcggcggcgccgcgACGGTGGAGGTTTCTTCTGTTGGTGAGCTGCGGCGGTGGCGGTGAGCCGCAGTTTTTGGGCGGCGACGCAGCGGCGTTGTGATGGTGGTCGTGGAGATCGGTCTCTAGCCACCGGAGTGGTGTACTCTTCTACTGCTCTGGCCGTGTGTGCAATGGAGCAGCAGTTTGGGCTGGAGGTGGCCGGGGGTGCGCAGATCTGGCAAGGCGTTTTGCTGCGGCGTGTTGAGGGCTGGTGGTTGGCAACGATGCACTCTGCGCAGCTTGCTGTGTTCCTATGTCATTGGCTTCCTCGTGAGGCTCGGCAGTGGAGTAGATTCTCCGGGCGAAAGTCTTGCACCTTCTCCGGTCGGTGCCGATGTTGGCGATGTTCTTGAGCATTGCATTCCTTCCTGAAGGCACATCGCGGAGCTACGTCCATCTACTGCCGCAACTGTCTGGTGTTTCCGGGTGAAAACCCAAGCTCCattggagcgggcggcggcggcaattATGTCGTTACCTTCTTGGAGGCACCGCCTTGCAAGCAATGACCTTTGTGGAGTGGTGGTCTCATGGCAGTGGTGCAAAGCTGCGTCGCCGTCGGGGTGAtggaggccggggcggcggctctggacgGTGGATGTacgccgaggcggcggcctcggataGCGATGCAACGGTGCCTCTATGGGGTAGAGTCGCGGTTGTGCATTGTTTTGGTGGCGGCTTGGTGCTGCGTGGGTAGCGAGGTCGTCGGCCTGGTCGATGCGCCCTAGAGGGGGCGGTCTGACTTtacgtcggggcggcggccccggatgtgGTGTGACGTTCGTGGTCTGCGAGCGGTTGCCCTGAGCAGCGTGGGCTGCGGGCAGCCGGGTTGCGCGGCGTTGCTGCTCGAGGGGAGTGGtggtatgtcggggcggcggccccggaaggcGGTGCCGGTTGATTGCGCTGGGCGCGAGGGAGCggtggatgtcggggcggcggccccgagagAATCACTGTGGCGGCCagacttctgtggcaacgatgatggtgggagcgatgtcggagacgcggcaatggttgcgatagtcggctcttctccggcgtgtccacggtattgcctcggtttgtttgttgctgtggagtcgaagctgcggcggcggggccctgtGGTGTACGATGACTGGCTGCAGGTGGCCCTTTCGGCGATCTTCCGTGGCGCCAGCCGAGCCTGATTTCGTTCTTAGTTCTCCGTTAGAGTCGGAGTTGCGTTGTCTGGCCGCAGGTCGGCATGTTGTCGATAAAGGTGGGCTTTGCCCTGTGTGTTTTAGTCTATGGGAATGGGCTTGGCCTTGTTGTTTCGGTTTTTATCCGGTTTTccgtaattaactgggcaattctcttctgcttatttaatagatgaggcaatctttgcttccgtttcgaaaaaaaatttAAAACGCAGGACCAAAGCTTTCAGCCAGATCCTGCCCAGCCCATCGGCCCGATAAAGAACGGGATCCTGCCTCGCCACGATCAATCATGCACCCCAAAGCATTCCATTTCATCAATCGCATAACAAGAAGACAAACTGCTCTCGCAGGAGCGCGGAGCCAGACAGAAATAGTGGTTGTGCGCGCGGGCTTAACAAACAGCAGCGAGAAGATTCCCATCAGATGCTTCGGCCCTACCCTGTTGGCTGTTGTCAACGGAGCAAGGTAGGTTTTGGCTGACTAATCAAGAGATTGGGACCGTAGTTGTCAAGCCACACACACTTAGCCGTGCTGTGAGTACGACGCAGCTAAATATATACCACTAAGGTTGTACTTCCAAGTGAGTGAGTTCACATGGAAAGGCGCCCCATGTCGTCATGCTCAAGCTTGCCAGTTTTTAATCTCCCAATCAAATTGCTGAGGAGGTGCGTACAGTTTCTTACATGCAAATTCagattctttttttttgcgggtggcaAATTCAGATTCTTCACCAAGATTTTTTATCCACTCTACTCCCTCAGGGCATTTACAATTTTTTCCGAAAAAggacgctttattacttaaaaaatTTAAGCATTACAttcggcctctgcataactaagatgcacccGGCCTCAAGGCATTTACAATAGAGACACTCAAAAAGATGGGCATCTTTGTTACATACtcctattactccctctgtaaagaaatataagagcatttagatcactacctGATGGAAGATAGATGATATTTTTAATACAATATTTCCTTACATAAGCAAAAGCGCTCCCCGGCCGCTCCCGCGGGCGGCCAGGAGcgcaccctcgccgccgccggcaggcGTCGCCCGCGCGGCGCNNNNNNNNNNNNNNNNNNNNNNNNNNNNNNNNNNNNNNNNNNNNNNNNNNNNNNNNNNNNNNNNNNNNNNNNNNNNNNNNNNNNNNNNNNNNNNNNNNNNNNNNNNNNNNNNNNNNNNNNNNNNNNNNNNNNNNNNNNNNNNNNNNNNNNNNNNNNNNNNNNNNNNNNNNNNNNNNNNNNNNNNNNNNNNNNNNNNNNNNNNNNNNNNNNNNNNNNNNNNNNNNNNNNNNNNNNNNNNNNNNNNNNNNNNNNNNNNNNNNNNNNNNNNNNNNNNNNNNNNNNNNNNNNNNNNNNNNNNNNNNNNNNNNNNNNNNNNNNNNNNNNNNNNNNNNNNNNNNNNNNNNNNNNNNNNNNNNNNNNNNNNNNNNNNNNNNNNNNNNNNNNNNNNNNNNNNNNNNNNNNNNNNNNNNNNNNNNNNNNNNNNNNNNNNNNNNNNNNNNNNNNNNNNNNNNNNNNNNNNNNNNNNNNNNNNNNNNNNNNNNNNNNNNNNNNNNNNNNNNNNNNNNNNNNNNNNNNNNNNNNNNNNNNNNNNNNNNNNNNNNNNNNNNNNNNNNNNNNNNNNNNNNNNNNNNNNNNNNNNNNNNNNNNNNNNNNNNNNNNNNNNNNNNNNNNNNNNNNNNNNNNNNNNNNNNNNNNNNNNNNNNNNNNNNNNNNNNNNNNNNNNNNNNNNNNNNNNNNNNNNNNNNNNNNNNNNNNNNNNNNNNNNNNNNNNNNGGGGCGGCGCTGAGGCCGGCCGTCGTCGATCTGGCGCCCGGGCGCCCAGATCTGGCGGTGGAGGCGCTCCGGCAAGctgcggtggcggcgctccggcgggCTGCGGCTGTATGGCGCGCTGGGTGCCTGGGGTCCCTTCCCTGGGCCGGGGGAGCTGCGGTGGTGGCGGCGAGGCGCAGTTTTCTGGACGACGGTGCCGCGTCGGTGGAGGTTCTGGTGATGGTGAGCTGCAACAGAGCAGCAGCTTGGGCTGGAGGTGGCTGGGGGTGCGCGGAATCTGACATGGCGCTCTGCTGCGGCGTGTTGAGGGCTGGTGGTTGGCAACGATGTCCTCTGCACAACTTGCTATGTTCCTATGCCGTTCGCTTCCTGTGAGGCCCGGCGGTGGAGTAGATCCTCCAGGCGAAAGTGTTGCACCTTCTTCGGTGCCGGTGCTGGCGATGTTCTTGAGCATTGCATTCCTTCCTGGAGGCACATCGCGGAGCTACGTCCATCTACTGCCGCAACTGTCTGGTGTTTCCGGGTGAAAACCCAAGCTCCATTGGAGCGGGTGGCGGCGGCAATTACATCGTTACCTTCTTGGAGGCACCGCCTTGGAAGCAATGACCTTTGTGGAGTGGTGGTCTCATGGCAGTGGTGCAGAGTTGCGTCGTTGTCGGGGTGAtggaggccggggcggcggctccggacgGTGGATTTacgccgaggcggcggcctcggataGCGATGCAACGATGGCTCTATGGGGCAGAGTCGCAGTTGTGCATTGTTTCGGTGGCGGCTTGGTGCTACGTGGGTAGCGAGGTCGTCGGTCTGGTCGATGCGACCCAGTGAGGGCGGTCTGACTTtacgtcggggcggcggccccggatgtgGTGCGGCGTTCGTGGTCTGCGTTCAGTTGTCCTGTGCAGCATGGGCTGCGGGTAGCTGTATTGTGCGGCGTTGCTGCTCGAGGGCGAGTGGAGGCATGTCGGGGCGGCGACCCCGGATGTGGTGCGGCGTTCGTGGTCTGCGTGCAGTTGTCCTGTGCAGCATGGGCTGCGGGTAGCTGTATTGTGCGGCGTTGCTGCTCGAGGGCGAGTGGAggcatgtcggggcggcggccccggatgtgGTGCGACGTTCGTGGTCTGCATGCGGTTGTCCTGAGCAGTGTGGGCTGCGGGTTGCTGTATCGTGCGGCGTTGCTGCTCGAGGGTGAGCGGTggcatgtcggggcggcggccccggaaggcGGTGTCGGTTGAGTGCGCAGGGCGCAACGAAGCAGTGGATgtcgaggcggcggcctcgggagaGTTGCAGCTTCGAGGGCATGGACCTCGTGTCGTGTGGGCGATGTGGTTGTCATCGATGTTGTTCGTGGATGGGCTTTGCCCTGTGTGTGTTAGTCTTTGGGATGGGCTTGGCCCTTGTTGTTTCGGTTTTCGCTCGATTTTccgtaattaactgggcaattctcttctgcttaattaatagatgaggcaatctttgcctccgttttgaaaaaaaacTACCTGATGGAAGATATAAGCACCTAGCTCTTGAGGGAGGAACTGTAAAAGTCTAAATATGATCGGTTCGGTGTGAATAGATGAGTTCCACCCTTATAACTTGCATAGATACCCACGTTCCCTATATCCATGGTGTGAAACAGCATCATACTACTGATTTTAGAGTAAAGGCCTCGATATCATTTAACGATCCTTTTTCATGAACAAACAAGTGCCGCCCTTATAATCTTGTAGTATTGATTTGTGGACAGGTAATACATAGTATGATACTTCTATATATACAGGACAACATACAAGATCGTTTAGCGATTCTGTATCCATAAACAAATTAGAAAGATATGTTTCAATACTACTAAGAAAAGACAGATCTTAGCTGAAAAGACATGTAACCAAGAGAGAGATCCATCAAGTTAACAACCGAGCATATTTATTTAATCTTTATACTTGTATGCAAGCAAACAAGAGCTTACAGATCGAGCTACAACCCTGATCCTGTTACAACAAAAGCCATAAGGAAACTACAAGCAAAGGGGTTCATCCAAGCTGCTGGGTCCAACCAACCAGCTTGCACTACCCCTGAAAAACAGGCACACCCTACTGAACTTCTGAATTCAAAGGCTTGCAAAAGTACCCCCACGGTGCTGAAAAAAAAGAAGACGCCATTTTTGTCCACAGAtatttgaaaccttctgggaacaGCACTGTGGTGGAATTTGAGAGGCCGGCAAaggtaggtgtttgggtttgaaAAAAAAAACTCGGTCCGGCCTCTCGTCGAAAAAACAGGGTGAAAAGGGCTGTATTGGTGTAGGGGAGAAATGAAAAATGGGTTTTTGTAAAATTCAAACTCCCCTTGGTAACTAGCCCTAGAAAAAGACATGTCTCATTTTTCTCACTCTACCCTCTCCCGGGAACATGGAGTGATTTTGATCAATCCATGCAAAAAAAGGGAGAGGAAGTAGATAGTGTTTTTTGCTGCACCCATGGGGCAAAAAAAGGTGGAAAATGGCTATCTTTGAGGGGCACCGTGTGGGGGACTGCAAGCGAGCTATCATCAGAAGCACCAGCGGGGACGAACCTAAAACTCATTAGCCCCAAATCGTCGAGGCTAATGATGAAAAAAGAAGAGGGAAACCGAAGACAAAGTTCTAAATTAGACTTGATGTTCAGGAGCAAGTCCTTCATGGCGACGACTTGAACGCTTGATGTAGCTTCCTCACGATGTCCTTGACAGACAACGAGAAGTCCTCGCCGGCCTGCATCAGATTAATACATGATTGAGTGAGTGAGACCATGTAATTAATTGAGTAGTAAATTATGGAGGAATTAAGAAGAGGAGATGATTGGGGGCTGACCGTGGCCATGATGGTGATGTCGATGGAGGAGGCGGTGAAGGGGAGCACATTGGTGTTCATGATGGCGAGGTCGATGCTCTCGAGCTCGGAGAGCGCGGCGACGAGCACGCCCCTGCGGTTCTCGCAGTGGATCTTGACGAGCACGGTGCGGTCCGACATCCGGGCCTCGATCTCTGGCAGCCCGGCGTCGGCGCCCTCGAAGTTCTCGTCGCAGGACGACCCGTCGTCCTCGTCGGCGGCGAGCTGCGACTTCTTGACCAGCACCGCCgactccaccggccgccgccgggCCACCTCCTCCATGCCCTTCACCTGCTCCTGCAGCGTCTTGACGTACTTGATCGCGTCGCCCAGCACCGACGCCTTGTCCATCTTCTTGAGCCCCGGCACGATCTTGGAGAGCGCGATGAAGCGCTCGCTGAGCTTCTCGCGGCGCCTCCGCTCCGCCAGGATGTGGTCCTGGTTCTGGGCGGCCGGCCGGGAGGGCGCCCTGGCGGGCTCGGCGGCCATGGCGTCGTAGCTCCGCTTGACCTGCTGGAACGGCGCCACGCCCCCCGCGTCGACCTCCTGCTTGGGCTTCACGGGCGCCGCCGCGCCGTAGTAGGCGGTGGCGGCGCTGGGGGCCTGCGGCGCCTTGGCGAACGCGTCGGCGTGGGCGTGGCCGCCGAAGGAGAGGATGGTCGGGGAGGAGGAGTCGGCGGGGGAGCCCTGCTCCGTGACGCACGAGTCCCAGCTGGTGTTGACCTTGGCCGCCTTGCGCGGCCGgtgctcgcccgccgccgccgccgcgtactgctgctgctgctgctgctgcatcagcgccgccgcctccatctccCCCTGCCCGAAGGCCACGGCGATCTGCTGCTCCGTGTACTGCTCCAGCGTCGCGTCCGACTGCCACTGGTGGAAGAAGCTCGGCTCGTCCATCACCTGCGCGCCACCAAACCATCATCAACCAGTCAGCCACCACCCACCTCTTCCCACACCATTACACCCGACGCTATCAGAAGACGAGCAGCAAATTACCATATTGGAGAACCACTGAGTCGCCATTCGCCGATACTAAAAATCGCTCGCTCGCCGCTCACCCCAAAGCCAAAGGTTGCAGCAAACTGCTTCTTCCACAAGCCCGATCGACCAGCCGGAACCCTGATCAGGAAAACGCGCACGAAAACAGAGCAGTTAGCATTGCGCAAAGCAAGCACACAGCAATGCAGCCCGTGGGTAGAAATTCTCAGGGAGAGAGACCAACctcgggagagagagagacagagagagagatgggTCAGCCGGCGATGTGGTATTGGTCCCTTTCCTTTGCACCAATGTCCAACGGAGGCGACCTTATATAACCGCTGGGATCAAGGACGGGAGACTATTTTAAGGCCTCTTGTTCTAGGTCGGGTGTGAACTACTCGGCCACCCATCCCCTTCCTTTCGTCCGCAGACTGTGCCAATGGTGGCTGCCTCGCTCGCTCGCCCAAGTCACCTGTCCACCCCCCTGCACTGTAGCCCCCTTTTAAAAACGGGTTTGGAGTAGCATTATGTCAAGCGAGCTTACATTATTGCTCTCTCAAGCCTTGC from Triticum aestivum cultivar Chinese Spring chromosome 4A, IWGSC CS RefSeq v2.1, whole genome shotgun sequence harbors:
- the LOC123087026 gene encoding transcription factor bHLH18; translated protein: MATQWFSNMVMDEPSFFHQWQSDATLEQYTEQQIAVAFGQGEMEAAALMQQQQQQQYAAAAAGEHRPRKAAKVNTSWDSCVTEQGSPADSSSPTILSFGGHAHADAFAKAPQAPSAATAYYGAAAPVKPKQEVDAGGVAPFQQVKRSYDAMAAEPARAPSRPAAQNQDHILAERRRREKLSERFIALSKIVPGLKKMDKASVLGDAIKYVKTLQEQVKGMEEVARRRPVESAVLVKKSQLAADEDDGSSCDENFEGADAGLPEIEARMSDRTVLVKIHCENRRGVLVAALSELESIDLAIMNTNVLPFTASSIDITIMATAGEDFSLSVKDIVRKLHQAFKSSP